CGGCGAGCTGCGCAAGCGTGCGGAATGGGAGTGTAGCACGAACAATTTCGAACGTGCCGACGTGAACCTGCACTTCGAGCTCTTCGACCGCTACGAGCAACAGTGTCTCAGCTTGCTGGCGCTGCAAGACTCCGCGAGCGGTGCAGCGGGTTTCGCTGCGGAACCCCTTGACCGATTGGTGCTGCCTGCCTACGACCACGCGATCAAGTGCAGCCACCTGTTCAACGTGCTCGACGCGCGCGGCGCCATCGCTGTGACCGAGCGCCAGCGTTTCATTGGACGGGTACGACGGCTCGCCCGGGCCTGCGCCGAGTCGTTTGTGGCGCAACGTGAGGCGCTGGGATACCCCCTGCTCAACGCTTCGCCGCGACAGGGCGAAGCGCGCCGCCACCGGCAACAGGGCGAAGCGCACGGCATGCCCTCGCGAAGCGGCGGGAACGCAACGTAGGGGAGCCATGCCCGAGCCGCTGCTACTGGAGATTGGCACCGAAGAGCTGCCCGCGTCGTTCCTGGCCGACGCCCTGCAGCAACTGCCTGAGCTGGCCCGTGAGCTGCTGGCGGCGGAGCGGCTTGATCACGGCCCGGCACGCGCCATGGGCACGCCGCGCAGACTGACGCTATGGGTCGACGACGTACGCGAGCATCAGCGCGATCTGCGCGAGCAGGTGCTTGGTCCAGCCAAGGCGCTGGCCTTCGACACGCAAGGCAGACCCACCAAAGCGGGAACAGGTTTTGCCCGCAGGCACGGCAGAACAGCAAGCGAGCTCGAGGTCGTTGCCACGCCCAAGGGAGATTACGTCGCAATCGAACGCCGCGCCCCCGGACGGCCGGCGGGCGATGTCTTGGTTGGGCTGCTCGGGAAGCTCTGCGGCGCGATTTCCTTCCGCAAGTCCATGCGCTGGGGCACCGGCCGGGTAGCGTTTGGACGGCCGATCCACTGGATCGTCGCGCTGCTTGGAGAACACGAGCTCAGGTTCAGCTTCGCAGGCGTGACCGCTGGGCGCTACACGCGCGGACACCGGTTTCTGGCTCCCGAGGCTGTGCGAATCGGGCATCCGTCGGCCTACGTGAGCGCGCTGCGCAGGGCCCACGTAGTGGTCGACCCGCAGCAGCGCAGCGACGTCATGCTGTCCGCGCTGAGAGCAAGCGCCGAGCAAGCGGGCGGCGAGCTGATCGAGGACGCCTTCTTGCTCAGCGAATGCGCGTCGCTGGTCGAGGAGCCCCACGTGCTGTGCGGCAGCTTTGACGCTCGGTTTCTGGGGCTTCCTTCCGAGGTGGTCGTGGCCGTCCTGCGCGGGCATCAGCGCTACTTCGCGCTGCGTGCGCCCGGCGGGGAGCAGCTGCTGGCCCGGTACTTGACCGTCGCCAACAGCCCGGGCGATTCCGAGGTGGTAAGGCAGGGCAACGACCGCGTGCTTCGAGCGCGTCTTGCCGACGCCGAGTTTTTCGTGGCCGAGGACCGCAAGCTCACCTTGAGCGAGCGTGTGGAGAAGCTGGATCAGGTCGTGTTCCAAGCCAAGCTCGGCAGCGTCGGCGACAAGGTGCGGAGGATCATCGCCCTGCAGTCCGAGCTGGCTGGTTATTGCGAGGTGGACCTCGAGCGCTGCCGGCAGGCGGCACGCCTGTGCAAGGCGGACTTGACCACCGCGATCGTTGGAGAGTTTCCGGAGCTGCAGGGCGTGATGGGCAGCTGGTACGCCAAACACGAGGGCGTGGAGGCAAGCGCGGCGCGAGCAATTCAGGATCATTACTTGCCGGTCGCGGCACACGGCCCCGTCGCTTCCGAGGCGGTATCGGCCTGTGTTGGGGTTGCAGACCGCATCGATACGCTCGTGGGTTGTTTCGGGATCGGTCTGTCTCCTAGTGGCTCGGCCGATCCCTACGCCTTGCGAAGGGCGGCCTTGGGGATCGTGCGCACAGCCCTGGAGGGCCCGATCGACGTCCGGTTGAAGTCGCTCGTACGTCGCACGTACGGGCTTCACGATCCGGGCAGCCTTGCGCCTTGCGATCGGGTGGTCTCGGAGCTCGATCGATTCTTCCGGGCGCGTCTTAGAGCTTATCTGGGGGAGCGCCACACCGGCGACGTGGTCGAAGCCTGTTTGGCCGCGTGGGATTTCGAGTCGCTGGAGGATCTGGCGCAGCGGCTGAGCGCGGTCGAGATGCTGCGCCGGATGCCCGAGTACGCGGCGCTCACCGTGGCCTTCAAGCGCAGCTTCAACATCGCCGCCGAAGTGCAAGGGGAGGCTCGGCGTGATCTGATGGAGCCAGGAGCAGAAACCGTGCTGGCAGAGGCGTTCGATGAGCTACGCCCCCGCGTGGAACGCGCCCTGGAGATCCGCGACTACGAGACCGCGCTCGTACAGATTGCCAGGGAGCTGCGACAGCCCATCGACCACTTTTTCGATGCCGTGTTCGTGATGGTCGACGATGCTGCCGTTCGCGACAACCGTCTGCGCCTGCTCGCGAGCATCGCGCGTCTGGTTACCAGGGTGGCACACCTGCACCAACTGTCGCCGACCGCCGCCGCAGTGCCGGCCTCAACCGCAGTGCCGGCCTCAACCGCAGTGCCGGCCGCAACCGCAGTGCCGGCCGCCGCCGCAGTGCCGAGCGCCGGGAAGGATCGCACGCGGCACGGCTCGAGGCGTAAGCCGTGAACACGCCCGCCCGCGCGCCAGCAGCGGCGGCGTCTACCTCAACGTTGCATATTCTGTGACGACCCTGATCAGAGCCAGGGTGAGCTCCACGAAATGCGCGCCCGGGACGCGCTTCGCGAGTGCCAGCAGAAGCGGCAGCTGCTCGAGGAGCGGCGGCCTTCTGTTCGTCGCTGAAGAGTTGCATGTTGCAGTTCGTTTCTTCGCGATTTACAGAGGCTTCCGCAGGTGCTTTCAGCTACATCGACGCCGTTTTGGGCAACCTGGGGGTCCATTTTGTCGCGCCCCCTTAGCTTGACCCTGAGCCATGGATAGCGGATGCTCATCAGGAGTGTTTTTTGCGGGCGTTCGGGCCTCATGGAACGACACGACGGAAGCGGAGCAAGTGGTTCCGTCCCGGAACAGAGCCAGGCCAGCGCGCTGACAGCCCGAAGCGACCCGCTGATCGGGAGGGTGCTCGATTCGCGCTATCGAATGGAGGCCGTGATCGGCGAGGGGGGCATGGGACTGGTTTACAAGGCGGTGCACACCGCGCTCAACAAACCGCTCGCGATCAAGGTTCTCCGCGCCGAAGTGTCCAAGAACGCTCACGTGCTTGCACGTTTCCGGCAGGAGGCGCAGAGCGCATCGGCGATCGGCAACCAGCATATCGTGGACATCAGCGATTTCGGGGCGCTTCCGGACGGTTCCACCTACATCGTGATGGAGTACCTACCCGGGCGTTCCCTGGCCGACGCCATGAGTGAGGGCAGGCTCGCTACGCAGCGCATCGTCAGGATCGCCAGGCAGCTGTGCCACGCGCTCGGTGCGGCCCACGAAGCGGGTATCGTTCACCGTGATCTGAAGCCGGACAATATCCAACTCATCCGCCGTGGTGGTCACGACGATTTCGTCAAGGTGCTGGACTTTGGTATTGCGAAAGTGGGTGGCGGCAGCAGCAAGCTGACCCAGGCGGGCCAGGTCTTCGGAACCCCGCACTACATGTCTCCGGAGCAGTGCGCGGGCACCAGCGTAGACCAACGAACGGACATTTATGCACTCGGTGTCATTCTGTACGAGCTCAGCAGCGGGCGAGTGCCGTTCGACGCCGATAGTCTGATGGGAATCCTGACCAAGCACATCTACGAGAACCCCATCGCGCCTCGCAAGCTGCAGCCTCCTGCCGGCGTGCCGCCGGGGCTCGAAGCCGTGATCATGAAGTCCCTGAGCAAGAAACCGGAGCACCGCTACCAGAGCATGGCGGAGGTTGCCGCGGAGCTGGAGGCCTTCGAGGCAGGACGGGCTCCACGAGCGGCCGGGGGGCAGCGTCCCAATGGCGCCGGGGGCGCCGGCGCCTTGGGGAACGAGGCTGGCAGTCGGCTATCATTCGACCTCGGTGAGCCCGAGCTGCCGGTCAAGAAGCCCACCGTACCGATTCTGATCGGTCTGGGAGCCCTGGCGGCGATCGGGGGCGGTTTGATGTTCGCGCTCGGTTCGAGCGGGGAACCGGCGCTTCCACAAACCGACTCGCCTGCGCCGCAGCAAACCGCAGCGCCTGCACCGATCCGGGACACGGCCGTTGCCACGAAGCACGAGACGGGTTCCAAGAGCGAAGGAAACAAAGCGCTCGGGCGAGGAGCCGAGCCCGCTTCGCCCCAGCCGCCGCTCGCGGAACAGACCGGCGTGCGGGTGGAAAGCACTCCGCGAGGTGCGTCGGTGTATCGCGGAACCCAGCTGGTCGGTGTAACGCCGCTGCGGATTGCGAGGCCGTCCGGTGACGAGGTCATCGAGCTAGAGCTTCGCAAGTCCGGCTATCGTGCCAAGGACATTCGCGTCTCCGCGAGCACTGCGCAACAGCTGCGGGTCGAGCTCGACAAGCGATCCAGGCCCTCCAAGCCCAGGCTCGACAGGACCCGAGCCACGAGTCGAGCGCCAAGCAGGCGCAAGAAGCCGGCCGGGGAGACCAAAGGCCAAGAGCGAGAGGGCCCGGGCCTCATACCCCAAAGCGAAGTGCTCGATCCTTGGCAGTGAGGGTGCCCGTGGTCACGCTTGCCGCCTGTGCGGCCAACGGCTAGGTTGGCCGCCGGCATGCCGAACGCAATGGCTCAGGCTCCCGCCCGTCGCGGTTTGAGGCGTACCTGCGAGCGGGTTTCCTCACGGGAATCGCGCGAGGGGCACAGCGGGCTGCGCCGGCAATTTGTCGCGCCGGGCGTCACAGCGCCGTTGTTCGCGCTGTGCTTGTCTGCCTGTGTTTTCCAAAGCAGGGGGCAGGACCCTCCTGTCGGGATCTTGAACGCTCCCATCGCCCTTTCCATGGCTGCGCCGCGACCAGGGCCAGCAATACTGGCGCCAGACTTCCTGTTCGTGGCGAATGCAAACTTCGATCTGAAGTACAGTACCGGAAGCCTGCAGTCGCTCGACCTCGAGCGGCTGCACTGTTGCCTGTACAAGCTGACTCGGGGGCTGGTGGGAAGCGGCGATTGCGTCCTCGCAGAGGCGGCGTGCCAGCCAAATAGGGAAGACGCCGTCCGGGCGCAAGAAATCGTCGCGCATGAAGTGCTGATCGACTCGTTCGCCTCGGGAATGAAGCTCAACCGCGCCGGCAACCGTCTGTATGTGCCAACACGTGCCGACCAGGGGGGACTCTATTACGTCGACGTGGATCCAGAGGGCCGTTTCTACTGCGGTGAGGACCGGCATTGTTGGTCAGGCCATCGGATTCCTATTCGCTGGCTCGAGTCGATGCCGCTGCCACCGGGAGTCGACGTCGGCGATCCGGTGCTCGAGCCCGTCGCGGTCGCTGTTGGGCAGGCGAGCCTCGCGGGCGAGCTGAGAGACATGGTGCTGGTCGCGCATCGCTTCGGGTTGGTGAGCTTGCTGCTCGAGGAGCCA
This region of Pseudomonadota bacterium genomic DNA includes:
- a CDS encoding glycine--tRNA ligase subunit alpha is translated as GELRKRAEWECSTNNFERADVNLHFELFDRYEQQCLSLLALQDSASGAAGFAAEPLDRLVLPAYDHAIKCSHLFNVLDARGAIAVTERQRFIGRVRRLARACAESFVAQREALGYPLLNASPRQGEARRHRQQGEAHGMPSRSGGNAT
- the glyS gene encoding glycine--tRNA ligase subunit beta, with the translated sequence MPEPLLLEIGTEELPASFLADALQQLPELARELLAAERLDHGPARAMGTPRRLTLWVDDVREHQRDLREQVLGPAKALAFDTQGRPTKAGTGFARRHGRTASELEVVATPKGDYVAIERRAPGRPAGDVLVGLLGKLCGAISFRKSMRWGTGRVAFGRPIHWIVALLGEHELRFSFAGVTAGRYTRGHRFLAPEAVRIGHPSAYVSALRRAHVVVDPQQRSDVMLSALRASAEQAGGELIEDAFLLSECASLVEEPHVLCGSFDARFLGLPSEVVVAVLRGHQRYFALRAPGGEQLLARYLTVANSPGDSEVVRQGNDRVLRARLADAEFFVAEDRKLTLSERVEKLDQVVFQAKLGSVGDKVRRIIALQSELAGYCEVDLERCRQAARLCKADLTTAIVGEFPELQGVMGSWYAKHEGVEASAARAIQDHYLPVAAHGPVASEAVSACVGVADRIDTLVGCFGIGLSPSGSADPYALRRAALGIVRTALEGPIDVRLKSLVRRTYGLHDPGSLAPCDRVVSELDRFFRARLRAYLGERHTGDVVEACLAAWDFESLEDLAQRLSAVEMLRRMPEYAALTVAFKRSFNIAAEVQGEARRDLMEPGAETVLAEAFDELRPRVERALEIRDYETALVQIARELRQPIDHFFDAVFVMVDDAAVRDNRLRLLASIARLVTRVAHLHQLSPTAAAVPASTAVPASTAVPAATAVPAAAAVPSAGKDRTRHGSRRKP
- a CDS encoding protein kinase, which produces MLIRSVFCGRSGLMERHDGSGASGSVPEQSQASALTARSDPLIGRVLDSRYRMEAVIGEGGMGLVYKAVHTALNKPLAIKVLRAEVSKNAHVLARFRQEAQSASAIGNQHIVDISDFGALPDGSTYIVMEYLPGRSLADAMSEGRLATQRIVRIARQLCHALGAAHEAGIVHRDLKPDNIQLIRRGGHDDFVKVLDFGIAKVGGGSSKLTQAGQVFGTPHYMSPEQCAGTSVDQRTDIYALGVILYELSSGRVPFDADSLMGILTKHIYENPIAPRKLQPPAGVPPGLEAVIMKSLSKKPEHRYQSMAEVAAELEAFEAGRAPRAAGGQRPNGAGGAGALGNEAGSRLSFDLGEPELPVKKPTVPILIGLGALAAIGGGLMFALGSSGEPALPQTDSPAPQQTAAPAPIRDTAVATKHETGSKSEGNKALGRGAEPASPQPPLAEQTGVRVESTPRGASVYRGTQLVGVTPLRIARPSGDEVIELELRKSGYRAKDIRVSASTAQQLRVELDKRSRPSKPRLDRTRATSRAPSRRKKPAGETKGQEREGPGLIPQSEVLDPWQ